A part of Hippea maritima DSM 10411 genomic DNA contains:
- a CDS encoding 4Fe-4S binding protein produces MAEKRMPVEINEKLCKGCGLCVNVCPKNVLEMVEDLHVWMGTIAKVARPEDCIRCKMCENICPDFAITVADIGVELEFADSKGNTVTKSK; encoded by the coding sequence ATGGCTGAAAAACGCATGCCGGTTGAGATTAATGAAAAGTTGTGTAAGGGTTGCGGTTTGTGTGTTAACGTTTGTCCAAAAAATGTTTTAGAGATGGTTGAGGATTTGCATGTCTGGATGGGTACTATAGCAAAGGTAGCAAGGCCTGAGGATTGCATTAGATGTAAAATGTGCGAGAATATTTGTCCAGATTTTGCAATTACTGTTGCTGATATCGGTGTTGAACTTGAGTTTGCAGATAGTAAGGGAAATACGGTTACAAAAAGTAAGTAG
- the amrS gene encoding AmmeMemoRadiSam system radical SAM enzyme codes for MKEAYLYSRLEDNKVQCNLCSFRCKLADGKTGICGVRKNEGGTLYSTVYARAVAKAIDPIEKKPLFHFLPSTKSFSIATVGCNFNCLNCQNADISQYPKENAGAVVGDVYPPEKVVEDAISAGCKSIAYTYTEPTIFFEYAIDTAKLAKEKGLKNIFITNGYMTKETIDMMDGLIDAANVDLKAFNDAFYMQICGGARLKPVLESIEYMKSKGIWVEVTTLVIPTANDDPAEAMQIAEHIYNIDPSIPWHISRFYPAYKFSDVMPTPPEVIKNFRQIGLSIGLKYVYTGNMLGDEGEHTYCPNCGELLIARYGYEILSYAIKDGKCPKCGTKIDVVES; via the coding sequence ATGAAAGAAGCTTATCTTTATTCGAGACTTGAGGATAATAAGGTTCAATGTAATTTATGTTCATTTAGGTGTAAGTTAGCAGATGGCAAAACGGGCATATGTGGTGTAAGAAAAAATGAAGGAGGCACACTTTATTCTACAGTTTATGCGAGGGCTGTAGCAAAGGCGATAGATCCGATAGAAAAAAAACCATTATTCCACTTTTTACCATCTACTAAATCGTTTTCAATAGCAACCGTGGGGTGCAATTTTAACTGCCTGAACTGCCAGAATGCAGACATAAGCCAATATCCCAAAGAAAACGCAGGTGCTGTTGTGGGTGATGTTTATCCACCTGAAAAGGTTGTAGAAGATGCCATATCTGCAGGTTGTAAGTCTATAGCATACACATACACTGAACCCACCATTTTCTTCGAATACGCCATAGATACGGCAAAATTGGCAAAAGAGAAGGGACTGAAGAACATATTTATAACAAACGGCTATATGACAAAAGAAACGATAGATATGATGGACGGCTTAATAGATGCTGCCAATGTTGACCTTAAAGCCTTCAATGATGCATTCTATATGCAGATATGCGGTGGAGCCAGATTAAAGCCTGTTCTTGAAAGCATAGAATATATGAAATCCAAGGGAATTTGGGTAGAGGTTACTACACTTGTTATACCAACAGCAAATGATGATCCGGCCGAGGCGATGCAGATAGCCGAGCATATCTACAACATAGATCCATCAATTCCCTGGCATATAAGCAGGTTTTATCCGGCTTACAAATTCAGCGATGTTATGCCGACCCCTCCAGAAGTTATAAAGAACTTCAGGCAAATTGGCCTATCAATAGGCCTAAAGTATGTATATACGGGCAACATGCTGGGTGATGAGGGCGAGCACACATACTGTCCAAATTGCGGCGAACTTCTGATAGCAAGATATGGCTATGAAATTCTATCCTATGCCATAAAAGATGGTAAATGCCCCAAATGCGGGACAAAAATAGATGTGGTGGAGAGTTAA
- a CDS encoding 2-oxoacid:acceptor oxidoreductase family protein — protein MAFHYELRFGGVGGQGSLTAGTILAHAAVFRTKYYATQVPTYTSQVRGGAAKADIIISDEPITFPESTNVDFFLSTHQKAYDAYKGDLKEDAYVLVDSGLVVVPDDDAKKYKVYEYPLVRTAKYEIGNVVTMNILAVGICLGLTEVLPIDAVRDTVKEEVPPAFIDMNMKAFDMGLEVGRKFKAEGPTKK, from the coding sequence ATGGCATTTCATTATGAATTAAGATTTGGAGGAGTAGGTGGACAGGGTTCCTTAACAGCAGGAACAATTCTTGCCCATGCAGCCGTTTTTAGAACCAAATATTACGCTACTCAGGTGCCTACATATACATCCCAGGTTAGGGGTGGTGCAGCAAAGGCTGATATCATTATTTCTGATGAGCCCATAACATTCCCTGAATCAACCAATGTTGATTTCTTCCTGTCAACTCATCAAAAGGCTTATGATGCCTACAAGGGCGACTTAAAGGAAGATGCCTATGTTTTAGTGGATTCAGGTTTAGTTGTAGTTCCAGATGATGATGCTAAAAAGTATAAAGTTTATGAGTATCCTTTAGTTAGAACAGCTAAATATGAAATAGGCAATGTTGTTACTATGAACATTTTGGCTGTAGGAATTTGTTTAGGTCTTACCGAGGTTTTGCCTATAGATGCAGTTAGGGATACAGTTAAAGAAGAGGTTCCGCCAGCATTTATAGATATGAACATGAAGGCTTTTGATATGGGCTTAGAAGTGGGCAGGAAGTTTAAGGCAGAGGGCCCAACAAAGAAGTAA
- a CDS encoding 2-oxoacid:acceptor oxidoreductase subunit alpha → MGRIGFMDANAAIAEAAVVAGLGFYAGYPITPSSEVPERLSKIMPERGVPFMMMEDEIASINACVGAAASGVKAMTCTSGPGLSLKQEAFGMACMFEVPLVVVDVMRGGPSTGLPTRPSQGDIMQARWGTHGDHPVIAIAPANAQEAVFETIRAFNLAEKFRQPVYILTDGSLSHLHTKVYIPDPEEVEIVDRQAPDVEPDEYYPYDYNYEIPPLAPWWTKDGKSYRYHMSSLIHDKTGFPTVVPKYVQWLLNRMHSKITNHLDEILKYEYYKMDDAETCIIAFGSTAEAARVAIDEARKEGIKVGMFRPLTVWPSPEQQIKDIAGKVKNIIVPEMNLGQYILEVQRIVGDAANVYGISQATGTLIRPSQILEKIKNPEKKVEIVMTDEEIRRFGGGE, encoded by the coding sequence ATGGGAAGAATTGGATTTATGGATGCTAACGCTGCCATAGCTGAGGCGGCTGTTGTTGCTGGATTGGGCTTTTATGCGGGTTATCCGATAACACCCTCCAGCGAAGTTCCAGAAAGACTATCAAAGATAATGCCCGAAAGGGGCGTGCCTTTTATGATGATGGAAGATGAGATTGCTTCTATCAATGCTTGTGTTGGCGCAGCTGCAAGTGGTGTTAAAGCTATGACATGTACAAGTGGACCTGGTTTATCCTTAAAGCAAGAAGCATTCGGCATGGCTTGCATGTTTGAGGTTCCACTTGTTGTTGTCGATGTTATGAGGGGAGGCCCTTCAACTGGATTGCCAACAAGGCCTTCTCAGGGCGATATAATGCAGGCAAGATGGGGAACACACGGAGACCATCCTGTAATAGCTATTGCTCCTGCCAACGCACAGGAAGCTGTTTTTGAGACTATTAGGGCTTTTAATTTGGCTGAAAAATTTAGACAGCCTGTTTATATTTTAACAGATGGTTCATTGTCTCACTTGCACACAAAGGTTTACATTCCAGACCCAGAAGAGGTTGAAATTGTTGATAGACAGGCTCCAGATGTTGAACCTGATGAGTATTATCCTTATGATTATAACTACGAGATTCCACCTCTTGCTCCATGGTGGACAAAGGACGGAAAAAGCTACAGATATCATATGTCCAGCTTAATTCATGATAAGACTGGATTCCCAACAGTTGTTCCAAAGTATGTTCAGTGGCTGTTGAACAGGATGCATAGCAAGATTACAAACCATCTTGATGAAATATTGAAATATGAGTATTACAAGATGGACGATGCAGAAACCTGCATTATAGCGTTTGGTTCCACTGCTGAGGCTGCAAGAGTTGCAATCGATGAGGCAAGAAAAGAAGGTATAAAGGTTGGAATGTTCAGACCTCTAACCGTTTGGCCATCACCAGAACAACAGATAAAAGATATTGCAGGAAAAGTTAAGAATATAATAGTTCCAGAGATGAATTTGGGCCAGTATATACTTGAGGTTCAAAGGATCGTTGGTGATGCTGCTAATGTTTATGGAATTAGCCAGGCAACAGGAACCCTTATTAGGCCTTCTCAGATTCTTGAAAAAATCAAGAATCCAGAGAAGAAGGTCGAGATTGTTATGACTGATGAGGAGATTAGAAGGTTTGGAGGAGGCGAATAA
- a CDS encoding NADP-dependent isocitrate dehydrogenase codes for MATGKPTIVWTKTDEAPYLASFSLLPIVKGFVKHADVDVEVRDISLAGRILATFPEYLKEDQRINDDLAYLGELVNKPEANIIKLPNISASVVQLKEAIKELQEKGYNVPDYPEEPKDEKEKEIKERYAKVLGSAVNPVLRQGNSDRRLPTSVKEFAKKYPDSMGLPLKPWPEDSKTHVAHMDGGDFYEHEKSFTTDREMDIEIQFVDENGNAQTMKKLHLLKGEVFDGTFMSVKKLREFFDQQIKDAKEKGVLLSLHLKATMMKVSDPPIFGHMVEIYFKDVFEKYKELFKELGVNPNNGLRDLYARIQKLPEDQRKQIEADIEKVYEKNPELAMVDSRKGITNLHAPNLIIIDASMPPMIRDGGKMWNKNDELQDTKAVIPDRCYATMYKEVVEDCKKNGQFDRTTMGDVSNVGLMAMKAEEYGSHDKTFLAPSNGTVRVVDENGNVLIEHNVEKGDIWRGCQAKDEAIRDWVGLAVRRARATGYPAVFWLDENRAHDAELIKKVKEYLKDYDTEGLDIRIMRPVDAMRFSLERIRKGLNTISVTGNALRDYLTDLFPILEVGTSAKMLSIVPLLAGGGLFETGAGGSAPKHAQQLIEEGHLRWDSLGEFGAIFASLEHIAERYGNKKAKVMSDAADKAMTKVLENQKWPGRKVHQLDTRGNHFYFAMYWAEALAEQSEDEELKKIFEPIAKEMKENEEKIINDFDVVQGKPSEIDGYYWPDEEKVEKIMRCSETLNSIVSKL; via the coding sequence ATGGCTACAGGAAAACCTACAATTGTATGGACGAAGACTGACGAGGCGCCTTATTTAGCATCATTTTCTTTACTACCCATAGTTAAAGGCTTCGTCAAGCATGCCGATGTTGATGTTGAAGTAAGGGATATCTCCTTGGCAGGAAGGATTTTGGCTACATTTCCTGAGTATTTGAAAGAAGACCAGAGGATCAATGACGATTTAGCCTATTTAGGCGAGTTGGTTAACAAACCAGAAGCCAACATCATAAAACTTCCAAACATCTCTGCTAGCGTTGTTCAGCTTAAGGAAGCTATTAAAGAGCTTCAAGAGAAAGGCTACAACGTTCCTGATTATCCTGAAGAGCCAAAGGATGAGAAAGAAAAAGAGATAAAAGAGAGATATGCGAAGGTTTTGGGAAGCGCTGTTAACCCTGTTTTGAGGCAGGGCAACTCAGATAGAAGGCTTCCAACTTCTGTTAAAGAGTTTGCAAAAAAATACCCAGATTCAATGGGTTTGCCGCTAAAGCCGTGGCCAGAAGATTCAAAAACCCATGTTGCCCATATGGATGGTGGTGATTTCTATGAGCATGAAAAGTCCTTCACGACAGACAGGGAAATGGATATTGAGATTCAGTTTGTCGATGAGAACGGCAATGCTCAAACTATGAAAAAACTTCACCTACTAAAGGGTGAGGTTTTTGACGGAACCTTCATGAGCGTTAAAAAACTTAGAGAGTTTTTCGATCAGCAAATAAAGGACGCCAAAGAGAAGGGTGTTCTTTTATCATTGCATTTAAAAGCTACAATGATGAAGGTATCCGATCCTCCAATCTTTGGACATATGGTTGAAATATACTTCAAAGATGTATTTGAGAAGTATAAGGAACTGTTTAAAGAATTAGGCGTTAATCCAAACAACGGCCTTAGAGATCTTTACGCCAGAATTCAAAAATTACCAGAAGACCAGAGAAAGCAGATTGAAGCTGATATAGAAAAGGTATATGAAAAGAATCCTGAGCTTGCTATGGTTGATTCAAGAAAAGGAATAACAAACCTTCATGCTCCAAACCTCATTATTATCGATGCTTCCATGCCGCCAATGATAAGAGATGGCGGTAAAATGTGGAACAAGAACGATGAGCTTCAAGATACAAAGGCCGTTATTCCTGATAGATGTTATGCTACCATGTATAAAGAGGTCGTTGAGGATTGTAAGAAGAATGGTCAGTTTGACAGAACCACAATGGGCGATGTTTCCAATGTTGGTTTGATGGCTATGAAGGCCGAGGAGTATGGATCACATGATAAAACCTTCTTAGCTCCATCTAATGGAACTGTGCGTGTTGTAGATGAAAATGGCAATGTTTTGATTGAACATAATGTTGAAAAAGGTGATATCTGGAGAGGTTGTCAGGCTAAAGATGAGGCTATCAGAGATTGGGTTGGCTTGGCCGTAAGAAGGGCAAGAGCAACAGGTTATCCTGCCGTTTTCTGGCTTGATGAAAATAGGGCTCATGATGCTGAGCTTATAAAAAAAGTTAAAGAGTATCTTAAGGATTATGATACAGAGGGTCTGGACATTAGGATTATGAGGCCAGTTGATGCTATGAGATTCTCGCTTGAAAGAATCAGAAAAGGTCTCAATACTATATCTGTAACAGGCAACGCTTTAAGGGATTATTTAACAGACCTCTTCCCGATTTTGGAAGTTGGAACATCAGCCAAGATGCTTTCAATCGTCCCTCTGCTTGCCGGTGGTGGTTTGTTTGAGACAGGTGCTGGTGGTTCTGCCCCAAAACACGCCCAGCAGTTAATAGAAGAAGGACACTTAAGATGGGATTCTTTGGGTGAGTTTGGCGCTATTTTTGCCTCACTTGAGCATATAGCTGAAAGATATGGCAACAAGAAAGCCAAGGTAATGTCTGATGCTGCCGATAAGGCCATGACAAAGGTGTTAGAGAATCAGAAATGGCCAGGTAGAAAGGTTCATCAGCTTGATACAAGGGGCAATCATTTCTACTTTGCTATGTATTGGGCTGAGGCTTTGGCTGAGCAGAGTGAGGATGAAGAGCTTAAGAAAATCTTTGAGCCTATAGCAAAAGAAATGAAGGAAAATGAAGAGAAGATAATAAACGATTTTGATGTTGTTCAGGGTAAGCCCTCCGAAATCGACGGATATTACTGGCCAGATGAGGAAAAGGTTGAAAAGATAATGAGGTGTAGTGAAACTCTAAATTCTATTGTTTCAAAGCTGTAA
- the speE gene encoding polyamine aminopropyltransferase, which yields MAYFPEFWFTEKYTGTCGFTFKIKRVLSTEQSPLQRLDILETYDFGRVMLLDGLVMFTERDEFVYHEMIAHLPLFAASDPKDVLIIGGGDGGTAREVSKHIYLNSITNVEIDEVVVKNSKKYTPFVGCGFDNEKVNLIIGDGIEFVKDKKGLYNVVIIDSTDPFGPAEGLFNSEFYGNVRDALRDGGIVVAQAENTYYDKRWMMRSVNNMKKAFGKNNVAIYQAAIPTYPSGTWVFAIGWKSGEHPRDRFDEERFNKLNLKLKYYNPEIHKAAFALPSYVEEILKG from the coding sequence ATGGCTTATTTTCCAGAGTTCTGGTTCACAGAAAAATATACAGGCACATGTGGTTTCACATTTAAAATAAAAAGGGTTTTAAGCACAGAGCAAAGCCCTCTTCAGAGGCTTGATATCTTGGAAACTTACGATTTTGGCAGGGTTATGCTGCTTGATGGGCTGGTGATGTTTACAGAGAGGGATGAGTTTGTTTATCATGAGATGATAGCGCATTTGCCTTTGTTTGCCGCTTCTGACCCTAAAGATGTTTTGATAATCGGAGGAGGCGATGGTGGAACGGCAAGGGAGGTTTCAAAGCATATATACCTAAACAGCATAACCAATGTTGAGATAGATGAGGTTGTGGTTAAAAATAGCAAGAAATACACACCGTTTGTTGGGTGTGGTTTTGATAATGAAAAGGTTAATCTAATAATTGGCGATGGTATTGAGTTTGTCAAGGATAAAAAGGGGCTTTACAATGTTGTCATAATAGATTCAACCGACCCGTTTGGTCCAGCCGAGGGGTTGTTTAATTCTGAGTTCTATGGCAATGTCAGGGATGCTTTGAGGGATGGTGGTATAGTTGTTGCTCAGGCTGAGAATACCTACTACGATAAACGATGGATGATGAGGTCAGTCAATAATATGAAAAAAGCGTTTGGCAAGAATAATGTGGCTATATATCAGGCAGCCATACCCACATATCCATCAGGCACATGGGTCTTTGCTATCGGTTGGAAATCGGGTGAGCATCCAAGGGATAGGTTTGATGAGGAGAGGTTTAACAAACTCAATCTAAAGCTAAAGTATTACAACCCTGAAATTCACAAAGCAGCATTCGCTTTGCCGAGTTATGTTGAGGAGATTTTAAAAGGGTAA
- a CDS encoding thiamine biosynthesis protein — MKNLNKKCVALYSGGLDSLLAILIVKSLGVEVYPLFVQTPFYNKEIDKLKEQLNKSGLALETARDDKAYIEMLLNPRFGYGKNLNPCIDCKAFFYKKAKEYADKIGASFIITGEVLGQRPMSQRSYTVLRTIEKHAGLIDLVLRPLSAKCLKETIMEKEGIVDRDKLYCIQGRTRKAQFELAKTFGIEEFESPAGGCLLTDTQFSARLKEMLDKKDELNSPVAIELLKIGRHFRVDGFKFIVSRNAEETKFLTDNFSDLPQIRCLNSPGGVGVFLKEPHIETIITAAAILKRYSKKAQNLIFKGSREFIIDVKPMSDERLNSYRVGGDNA, encoded by the coding sequence ATGAAAAATTTAAACAAAAAATGTGTCGCACTATACTCAGGGGGGCTTGACAGCCTACTTGCTATATTGATAGTAAAATCCTTAGGGGTTGAAGTTTATCCATTATTCGTTCAGACACCCTTTTACAATAAAGAAATAGATAAACTAAAAGAACAACTAAATAAGTCTGGACTGGCATTGGAAACTGCAAGGGATGATAAGGCATATATAGAGATGCTTCTAAACCCACGCTTTGGTTATGGTAAAAATCTAAATCCATGCATAGACTGCAAAGCCTTCTTTTACAAAAAGGCCAAAGAGTACGCGGATAAAATCGGGGCAAGCTTTATCATAACAGGTGAGGTTTTAGGTCAAAGGCCTATGAGTCAACGATCGTATACCGTTCTTCGAACAATAGAAAAGCATGCAGGACTAATAGATTTAGTTTTAAGACCGCTCTCTGCAAAATGCCTCAAAGAAACAATCATGGAGAAGGAAGGCATAGTGGATAGGGATAAGCTATACTGCATACAGGGCAGGACAAGAAAGGCGCAATTTGAGCTTGCTAAAACCTTCGGTATTGAGGAGTTTGAAAGTCCAGCCGGTGGGTGTTTGCTAACTGATACTCAATTTAGTGCAAGACTAAAAGAGATGCTCGATAAAAAGGATGAACTGAACAGTCCAGTGGCTATTGAACTATTAAAAATAGGCAGGCACTTCAGGGTTGATGGATTTAAGTTTATCGTATCGAGGAATGCGGAAGAAACAAAGTTTTTGACTGATAATTTTTCTGACCTGCCACAGATAAGATGTCTGAACAGCCCAGGTGGCGTTGGCGTATTTTTAAAAGAACCCCACATAGAGACAATCATAACCGCAGCTGCAATACTAAAGAGATATTCAAAGAAAGCCCAAAACCTGATATTTAAAGGCTCAAGGGAGTTTATAATAGATGTTAAGCCGATGAGCGATGAGAGACTGAACAGCTATAGAGTTGGAGGAGATAATGCTTAA
- a CDS encoding phosphoribosyltransferase — MRLLFAEEEIEKRIEKLAKLLDEKLRSKQEKTVMLYIEKGGKPFFEKLTQKMKTNPIKDSIRVKSYAGDRSTGKIEWIKKPSVDLKGKHCIIVDDILDTGKTIKEVKNYMLSQGATGCEICVAVNKHERREEDIEPDYYLFDLDKGFIIGFGMDYNEKYRELPAIYLMGES, encoded by the coding sequence GTGAGGTTGTTGTTTGCAGAGGAAGAGATAGAAAAAAGAATAGAGAAACTCGCAAAGCTATTAGATGAAAAGCTAAGGAGTAAACAAGAAAAAACGGTTATGCTTTACATAGAAAAAGGCGGCAAGCCGTTTTTTGAGAAGCTCACACAGAAGATGAAAACAAATCCAATCAAGGACAGCATCAGAGTAAAAAGCTACGCAGGCGATAGATCAACTGGAAAAATAGAGTGGATCAAGAAACCCTCTGTTGATTTAAAGGGTAAACACTGCATAATCGTGGATGATATACTTGACACGGGCAAAACGATAAAAGAGGTTAAAAATTATATGCTATCCCAGGGTGCAACGGGTTGTGAGATATGCGTAGCAGTCAATAAACACGAAAGACGAGAGGAGGATATAGAGCCTGATTACTATCTGTTTGATTTAGACAAAGGCTTCATCATCGGCTTTGGAATGGATTACAACGAAAAATACAGGGAGTTACCCGCAATATACCTAATGGGTGAATCATAA
- a CDS encoding site-2 protease family protein, whose translation MINPNIFLMVIPFLVAVVFHEVSHGYVAYKLGDNTAKFAGRLTLNPVAHIDIFGTIVLPAILIIAHSPILFGWAKPVPVNFFNLKKPKRDSAIVAAAGPTTNILLAVLFAIIYRISLFLPASFIQQPLMITCLYGVQLNLIFAFFNLIPILPLDGGRILAAFLPPKWAYNFSKLEPYGIYIVIALLFLGIFDFIFTFFVLPLSSILLS comes from the coding sequence TTGATAAATCCCAACATTTTTTTAATGGTCATACCTTTTTTAGTGGCTGTTGTTTTTCATGAGGTAAGCCACGGATATGTGGCATATAAATTGGGTGATAACACAGCCAAGTTTGCAGGCAGGCTCACATTGAATCCAGTGGCACACATAGACATATTCGGCACTATTGTTCTGCCTGCTATTTTGATAATCGCTCACTCGCCTATTCTTTTTGGTTGGGCAAAGCCGGTACCCGTAAATTTTTTTAACCTAAAAAAACCCAAAAGAGATTCGGCCATAGTTGCAGCAGCAGGACCTACAACAAATATACTACTTGCCGTATTATTTGCTATAATCTATAGGATTAGCCTGTTTCTCCCAGCAAGTTTTATACAACAACCACTCATGATAACATGCCTATACGGTGTGCAGTTGAATTTAATATTTGCCTTTTTTAACCTTATACCTATACTGCCACTCGATGGCGGCAGGATATTGGCTGCATTCTTACCACCAAAATGGGCTTATAACTTTTCAAAACTCGAGCCATACGGTATATATATAGTAATAGCCTTGCTGTTTTTGGGTATTTTTGATTTTATCTTTACATTCTTCGTTTTACCGCTATCAAGCATACTACTGTCTTAG
- a CDS encoding 2-oxoacid:ferredoxin oxidoreductase subunit beta codes for MAVDYTKYLRMEKMPLYWCPGCGDGIVLKCYLEAIDELGWKKDDCAMVSGIGCAARVTGYVDFHTLHTIHGRAIAVASGIKMSHPDKHVFVFGGDGDLVHIGGNHLVHACRRNIDITVVLINNWIYGMTGGQHSCTTPPGAKASTAPRGTFEPTIDVCKMAIGAGAGYVARGFAGDPTRLTKLIKEGLAYKGFSLIEVFSPCPINFGRRNKLGDPAKLMDYMKGFLVSSAKAKKMSEEELKGKFVMGVLHKDESKPELTESYKALVEKAQASDEYWAKYVKGSVTDADKYKITREELKGLYPYDVETPLKEWKKL; via the coding sequence ATGGCTGTTGATTACACAAAATACCTAAGAATGGAAAAGATGCCGCTTTACTGGTGTCCAGGTTGCGGCGATGGTATCGTTTTAAAATGCTACCTTGAAGCCATTGATGAGTTAGGTTGGAAAAAAGATGACTGTGCTATGGTATCCGGTATTGGATGTGCAGCAAGGGTTACAGGTTATGTTGACTTCCACACATTGCACACAATTCATGGAAGGGCTATAGCTGTTGCATCAGGTATAAAGATGTCTCATCCGGATAAGCATGTATTCGTTTTCGGTGGTGATGGCGATCTGGTTCATATAGGCGGAAACCATTTAGTTCATGCATGCAGAAGGAATATAGATATTACAGTTGTTTTGATTAACAACTGGATCTACGGAATGACTGGTGGTCAGCATTCCTGTACAACACCTCCAGGTGCAAAAGCATCTACAGCTCCAAGGGGAACATTTGAGCCAACAATCGATGTTTGTAAGATGGCAATTGGTGCCGGTGCAGGCTATGTTGCAAGGGGTTTTGCAGGAGACCCAACAAGACTTACAAAGCTTATTAAAGAAGGTCTTGCCTATAAGGGTTTCAGCTTGATTGAGGTTTTCAGCCCATGTCCAATTAACTTTGGAAGAAGAAACAAATTGGGCGATCCTGCTAAATTGATGGATTATATGAAAGGTTTCCTTGTAAGCTCAGCCAAAGCTAAGAAGATGAGTGAAGAAGAGCTTAAGGGTAAGTTTGTGATGGGTGTATTGCACAAGGATGAGAGCAAGCCAGAGCTTACAGAATCTTACAAGGCGTTGGTTGAGAAGGCTCAGGCAAGCGATGAATACTGGGCAAAATATGTAAAAGGCAGTGTAACAGATGCCGATAAATATAAGATAACAAGGGAAGAGTTGAAAGGATTGTATCCATACGATGTTGAAACACCATTAAAAGAATGGAAAAAACTTTAA
- the prfA gene encoding peptide chain release factor 1 codes for MLKEKLEELEEKYKYIETQLSDPNVVGDLDRYKSLSSEIKKLTPIVEKAKEYRNILRQIEENEELLEDEELKELAKEELKHLKERLPELEQEIKLLLLPKDEADDRDVILEIRAGTGGEEAALFAADLFRMYSRYAENKGFKVEVLSKSLSDTGGIKEIIAEIKGKGAYHLFKHESGTHRVQRIPITESQGRIHTSAATVAVLPEAENVDVEIKPEDLRIDVFRASGHGGQHVNTTDSAVRITHLPTGMVVSCQDEKSQLKNKEKALKILKSRLYDFYRRKKDEERAKERKSQIGSGDRSERIRTYNFPQGRVTDHRINLTLYKLDSIMEGDLDELIEALIVDEQARKLKESGM; via the coding sequence ATGCTTAAAGAAAAACTTGAAGAATTAGAGGAAAAATATAAATACATAGAAACTCAACTCTCAGATCCAAATGTTGTAGGCGATCTGGATAGGTACAAATCGCTTAGCTCAGAGATAAAAAAACTTACACCCATTGTAGAAAAAGCCAAAGAATACAGAAATATCCTAAGGCAGATTGAGGAAAATGAAGAGCTTCTTGAGGATGAAGAGTTAAAAGAATTGGCAAAAGAAGAATTAAAACACCTAAAGGAACGTCTACCTGAGCTCGAACAAGAAATAAAACTCCTATTGCTCCCCAAAGATGAGGCCGACGATAGGGATGTAATATTGGAGATAAGGGCAGGAACAGGTGGCGAGGAGGCTGCTTTATTTGCAGCAGACCTGTTTAGGATGTATTCAAGATATGCAGAGAACAAGGGCTTCAAGGTTGAGGTGTTAAGCAAAAGCCTATCCGATACAGGTGGCATAAAGGAGATAATAGCCGAGATAAAAGGCAAAGGAGCCTATCATCTATTCAAACACGAAAGCGGCACACATAGGGTTCAAAGGATACCTATAACAGAATCACAGGGCAGAATCCATACATCGGCTGCAACCGTCGCCGTATTGCCCGAGGCAGAGAATGTTGATGTTGAGATAAAGCCAGAGGATTTGAGAATAGATGTGTTTAGAGCCAGTGGACACGGTGGACAACATGTAAACACAACCGATTCAGCCGTAAGAATAACCCACCTTCCAACCGGTATGGTGGTTAGCTGCCAGGATGAGAAATCTCAACTTAAAAACAAGGAAAAAGCGCTAAAGATACTCAAGTCAAGGCTTTATGATTTTTACAGGCGTAAAAAGGATGAAGAGAGGGCCAAAGAGAGAAAAAGTCAGATAGGCTCAGGCGATAGATCTGAACGCATAAGAACATACAATTTCCCTCAAGGTAGGGTAACAGACCATAGGATAAACCTAACATTATACAAGCTGGATAGTATAATGGAGGGAGATCTGGATGAGCTAATAGAGGCATTAATCGTAGATGAACAGGCAAGAAAACTAAAAGAAAGCGGAATGTGA